ACACAGCAACTGCAACAGCGACAGGCGGAAGAGAAGGAAGAGTCCAAACGAAAGACAAAGAACTAGATTTAGCTATTGATATGCCAAAAGCTCTTGGCGGAAGAGGCGGAGAAGGAACGAATCCAGAGCAATTGTTTGCAGCGGGTTATTCCGCTTGCTTTGATAGCGCATTAAATTTGGTGGCAAGAACAGAACGTGAAAAAATCGGCCAAACAATGGTTACATCACATGTATCAATTGGAAAGGATGATACAGGCTTCGGATTATCTGTTATCC
The window above is part of the Metabacillus dongyingensis genome. Proteins encoded here:
- a CDS encoding organic hydroperoxide resistance protein yields the protein MQKLYTATATATGGREGRVQTKDKELDLAIDMPKALGGRGGEGTNPEQLFAAGYSACFDSALNLVARTEREKIGQTMVTSHVSIGKDDTGFGLSVILEVHIPDVTKERAEELVQKAHNVCPYSKATKGNIEVELKVV